A region from the Halobellus litoreus genome encodes:
- a CDS encoding FAD-binding protein, producing MHEHDVIVVGAGGAGLRAAIAAQEEGADVAIVSKLHPVRSHTGAAEGGINAALREGDSWQDHAYDTMKGSDYLGDAPAIETLAQDSPEEVIQLEHWGMAFSREDDGRVSQRPFGGLSFPRTTYAGAETGHQLLHTMYEQLVKRGIQVYDEWYVLDLAVSDEETPEERSCHGVVGYDVQSGNIEGFHARDGVILATGGPGQVYDHTTNAVANTGDGVAMAYRAGVPIEDMEFIQFHPTTLPSTGVLITEGVRGEGGILYNSEGERFMFEYGYANNDGELASRDVVSRAELTEVNEGRGIEDEYVHLDMRHLGEERIVDRLENIIHLSEDFEGVDPLEEPMPVKPGQHYAMGGVETDENGETCISGLYAAGECACASVHGSNRLGGNALPELIVFGARAGHHAAGRDIGEAQIPTGKRGEWEAGDVETPVAPGAVEPSVEADPSGGDAVADGGPDLDPAGLVERATERATERVEALLDNEDGRNHAEIRAEVQESMTENVNVFRETEGLEQALRDIREAREAYEEVGVADQSRTFNTDLQQTIETRNVIDLAEAITLGALAREEFRGAHWRKEHQERDDENWLKHTLLSWNDGSPELWYKPVLLEGENKRYEPKIRSY from the coding sequence ATGCACGAACACGACGTCATCGTGGTGGGCGCGGGAGGCGCGGGCCTCCGCGCGGCCATCGCGGCGCAAGAAGAGGGGGCCGACGTGGCCATCGTCTCGAAACTCCACCCGGTGCGGAGCCACACGGGGGCGGCAGAGGGCGGCATCAACGCCGCGCTCCGGGAGGGCGACTCCTGGCAGGACCACGCCTACGACACGATGAAGGGGTCGGACTACCTCGGCGACGCCCCGGCCATCGAGACGCTCGCGCAGGATAGCCCCGAGGAGGTCATTCAGCTCGAACACTGGGGGATGGCCTTCTCCAGGGAGGACGACGGCCGCGTCAGCCAGCGACCGTTCGGCGGGCTCTCGTTCCCGCGGACGACCTACGCGGGCGCGGAAACGGGGCACCAACTCCTGCACACGATGTACGAACAGCTCGTCAAGCGCGGCATCCAGGTCTACGACGAGTGGTACGTCCTCGACCTCGCCGTCAGCGACGAGGAAACGCCCGAAGAGCGGAGTTGTCACGGCGTCGTCGGCTACGACGTCCAATCCGGGAACATCGAGGGCTTCCACGCGCGAGACGGCGTCATCCTCGCGACCGGCGGCCCCGGCCAGGTGTACGACCACACGACCAACGCGGTGGCCAACACCGGCGACGGCGTCGCGATGGCCTACCGCGCCGGCGTCCCGATCGAGGACATGGAATTCATCCAGTTCCACCCGACGACGCTCCCCTCGACGGGCGTGCTGATCACCGAAGGCGTCCGCGGCGAGGGCGGGATCCTCTACAACAGCGAGGGCGAGCGATTCATGTTCGAGTACGGCTACGCGAACAACGACGGCGAACTCGCCTCTCGCGACGTCGTCTCCCGCGCGGAGTTGACGGAAGTCAACGAGGGTCGCGGCATCGAGGACGAGTACGTTCACCTCGATATGCGGCACCTCGGCGAGGAGCGGATCGTGGACCGACTGGAGAACATCATCCACCTCTCGGAGGACTTCGAGGGCGTCGACCCGCTCGAAGAGCCGATGCCGGTCAAGCCCGGCCAACACTACGCGATGGGCGGGGTCGAGACCGACGAGAACGGCGAGACCTGTATCTCGGGGCTCTACGCCGCCGGCGAGTGCGCCTGCGCCTCGGTCCACGGCTCGAACCGCCTCGGCGGCAACGCGCTGCCGGAACTCATCGTCTTCGGCGCTCGGGCGGGCCACCACGCCGCCGGCCGCGACATCGGCGAGGCCCAGATACCGACCGGGAAGCGCGGCGAGTGGGAGGCCGGCGACGTCGAGACGCCGGTGGCACCCGGCGCCGTCGAACCGAGCGTCGAGGCCGACCCCTCCGGGGGAGACGCTGTTGCCGACGGCGGCCCCGACCTCGATCCGGCGGGACTCGTCGAGCGCGCGACCGAACGTGCGACCGAACGCGTCGAAGCGCTGCTGGACAACGAGGACGGCCGCAACCACGCGGAGATCCGCGCCGAGGTCCAGGAGTCGATGACGGAGAACGTCAACGTCTTCCGCGAGACGGAGGGCCTCGAACAGGCGCTCCGGGACATCCGCGAGGCGCGCGAGGCCTACGAGGAAGTCGGCGTCGCCGACCAGTCGCGGACGTTCAACACCGACTTACAGCAGACCATCGAGACGCGGAACGTCATCGACCTCGCGGAGGCGATCACGCTCGGCGCGCTCGCCCGCGAGGAGTTCCGCGGCGCGCACTGGCGCAAGGAGCACCAGGAGCGCGACGACGAGAACTGGCTGAAGCACACGCTGCTGTCGTGGAACGACGGCTCGCCGGAACTGTGGTACAAGCCGGTGCTGCTCGAAGGCGAGAACAAGCGATACGAGCCGAAGATCCGGAGCTACTGA